aTTAAATTTAGGTCTCGGGCTCCAGATAACGCCTTATCGCTATCATCATCATCCGGAACTCAAATTAGAGCGGGGTTTGATACTGACCTATTGGCGCAATACGCGGAGTCCTGCGACAGCCGCGAGAGGCGCGGGTCTAGCGCGGCCAGCAGCCGCGCCGCGCTCTCCGTGTTGAGCGTCTTGCGCTTGCACTCCTCCGCCGCCGCGTTGTGCGCGTTCTGGCACTCGGGCGCCGGCACGTCGCACTTGCCCCACGTGTTGCGGATcacgcgcccgccgccgcccgcgTTCGCGGCGTTCTGCGCGCGCGCCTCCGCGTCCGCCGCGTGCTGTGCGCGCTTGCGTCTCCTTCGTATGCACGCCACGGCCACCGCCGCCGCCAGCGCAGCCGCCGGCACCGCCGCCGATAGCGCCGCGATCAGAGCCACGTGCCGCCCCGATAGCGTGTCTTGTTCTGGAGTCTCTCCGCCTACTCGCGGCATGTTCACACCCGCCACTAGGTCTGCCAGGGAGACGGCGCAGGCGCGACCGCTCCAGCCGGGCGCACACAAGCAGAGGAATCCGTCTACGCGGTCGCGGCAGGTACCTCCGTTCTGGCAAGGTGACGACTCGCACTCGTCTATGTCTACACTGCAGTCCTTTCCGGTGAAGCCGGGCCGGCACCGGCATTCGTAATCATTGTCAAGCACGAGGCATTCCCCGCCATTCGCACAAGGTTTAGCTAAGCAAAGGTCGACTCGAGTTTCACATCGTGGGCCTAAAAATCCAGGAGCGCACTGGCAGCGTTGCCCATCTACTAAATCCACACAGGTACCGCCGTGCTCGCAGGTAACGCCCGCGCAGTCGTCGATGTCGATCTCGCAACGGTTGCCGCGGAAACCGGCACGACAGGAGCAGCGAAAGCCGTCACCGGCGCGCGTGCAGGTGGCTCCGTTACGACATGGCGCCGCAGCGCAAGGGTCGGCTTCCAGATCGCAGTCGGCGCCGGCGTAGCCGGGCGGGCACAGGCAGGTGTAGCCGGTGACGCGGGGCTCGCAGGTGCCGCCGTGTCGGCACGGGCGGTCAGCGCAGGTCAGTCGGCGAGTTTCGCAGCGCGCGCCCTCGTAACCCGCCGGGCACGCGCACGCCAATTCGCCGCCCTCGTCTGGCACGCAGGCCCCGCCGTTGAGGCAGGGCCGCACGGCGCACGAGTGTAGAGATTTCTCGCAGTCGGGGCCGGTGTACTCGGGCGGGCATGCGCAGGTGTAGCTGCCTTGGCCGGTGTTGTGGCACGTGCCTCCGTTACGGCACGGTCGATGGTTGGTGCAGTAGTTGAGGTCTTGGTTGCAGAACAGGCCACCCCATCCCTCTTCGCAGTCGCAGCCCCACGGCTTGGAACAGGTGCCGTGCACGCAGCCGGGGTGCCGTTCGCACTGGTCGCACAGCTCGCCCACCCAGCCCGAGTGGCAACTGGAAACGGACAAAAACGTTCATTAACTCGAATGGGACGTGATAACAAGCGACTAAAAAATTGTCTTTCGGAACAATGAGGAGAATGAATGATTTAAAGGCGGAGGGAGGTTGTAGCGCTTAGCACAAAGGTGTGAAGTGGATACTCACATGCACTCGTCGGGCTTGAGGCAGTGGCCGTGGTCCGTGTCGCAGCCGGGCAGGCAGCGCGCTGCAACAAAAGAACGAGTTCGTTAGCGCCTTACAAAGACAAAACGGGCACAAAGGGATGCTGCTTAATGGATTTCTTTAAAGACATTCGTGTAACAACGGATGTAAGCCGTAGAGGGGAAGCGAGTGATTACACGAATATCAGTTGGATAGTAGCATCTTGCAAGTCGCGTGAATCCGTAAAGCTTGGCTTTGATAGTAAACAAATAGTATAAGTAACTATACAATAAGTAAATTATTTTAggatttattttctttctctataaataattatgaatttagTATTCACAGTCAGTCAGACAAGCAATGCAACATATTTTTTGGCGTACGTGTTCAACGGTGGTATGTTCAATGCATCCACCAATATTTCAACTGATTATCTAtctgtacataggtatttattacATAGGTATGTAATAAAGTAATGTTTAAAAGTAAACTAAAACTATCAGGGAtatatccgtccgtccgttaaGGAAAATACTTTATAAAGATGAATATTTAACTTCGACGTGATGTATTAAAGGCGTAATATGTGCGCATCGTTAACTGTGTGATTTACGTTCCATGCAACGAACGAACCTTACCCTGTTCTAGCGTTACCAAAAGAGAAACCGAAGAGGTGCGCGCGAGTCGAACGAGATGCATTACCGTGCAAAAACGCGTGCCTTTAACGAGTGCAAAAGGCGACCCAGCAGTGTATGTTGTCGGTGGAAAAAGTGTGTTTTGAAATAAGAAGTGCGGCGCGGAGTCGTACCGGTCGGGTGCGCATGGGCAAGTTATCGGAGCGAATACAAAGGGGGCAGATAGCGCGGGGAGACTTACTAACCGTCGCTCGACCGTTACTATTCCCCTCACTAGAAAAATACTAGACGCCATTTTGCTCATAGCTATCATTCCGAATGCAAATGTGAGGATTATTCACTTTCTAAATGAAATAAGGAAGCAGTC
This genomic window from Leguminivora glycinivorella isolate SPB_JAAS2020 chromosome 1, LegGlyc_1.1, whole genome shotgun sequence contains:
- the LOC125230348 gene encoding neurogenic locus protein delta isoform X2 is translated as MTKQSIADVGGPWVEEEQRWSPGPHLRLSYRVTCAEHYYGSGCEVLCRPRDDGFGHYSCSPSGAIVCLPGWQGEYCQKPRCLPGCDTDHGHCLKPDECICHSGWVGELCDQCERHPGCVHGTCSKPWGCDCEEGWGGLFCNQDLNYCTNHRPCRNGGTCHNTGQGSYTCACPPEYTGPDCEKSLHSCAVRPCLNGGACVPDEGGELACACPAGYEGARCETRRLTCADRPCRHGGTCEPRVTGYTCLCPPGYAGADCDLEADPCAAAPCRNGATCTRAGDGFRCSCRAGFRGNRCEIDIDDCAGVTCEHGGTCVDLVDGQRCQCAPGFLGPRCETRVDLCLAKPCANGGECLVLDNDYECRCRPGFTGKDCSVDIDECESSPCQNGGTCRDRVDGFLCLCAPGWSGRACAVSLADLVAGVNMPRVGGETPEQDTLSGRHVALIAALSAAVPAAALAAAVAVACIRRRRKRAQHAADAEARAQNAANAGGGGRVIRNTWGKCDVPAPECQNAHNAAAEECKRKTLNTESAARLLAALDPRLSRLSQDSAYCANSDTSLVKRALEGGGVYVLDDHCLPPTFATQV
- the LOC125230348 gene encoding neurogenic locus protein delta isoform X1, which codes for MLRRRWPGRASMRAPAVLLALLGFLPQVLTSGFFELRIKSFTNPMGRLSSGQCCDGSSSSSDAPCLAPCRTKFRVCLKIYQANIDTTSPCTFGDITTPVLGGNSLDVPNLNVKGFTNPIVFPFDFTWPGTFSLIVEAWHDTNETSRSDDTLIGRMTKQSIADVGGPWVEEEQRWSPGPHLRLSYRVTCAEHYYGSGCEVLCRPRDDGFGHYSCSPSGAIVCLPGWQGEYCQKPRCLPGCDTDHGHCLKPDECICHSGWVGELCDQCERHPGCVHGTCSKPWGCDCEEGWGGLFCNQDLNYCTNHRPCRNGGTCHNTGQGSYTCACPPEYTGPDCEKSLHSCAVRPCLNGGACVPDEGGELACACPAGYEGARCETRRLTCADRPCRHGGTCEPRVTGYTCLCPPGYAGADCDLEADPCAAAPCRNGATCTRAGDGFRCSCRAGFRGNRCEIDIDDCAGVTCEHGGTCVDLVDGQRCQCAPGFLGPRCETRVDLCLAKPCANGGECLVLDNDYECRCRPGFTGKDCSVDIDECESSPCQNGGTCRDRVDGFLCLCAPGWSGRACAVSLADLVAGVNMPRVGGETPEQDTLSGRHVALIAALSAAVPAAALAAAVAVACIRRRRKRAQHAADAEARAQNAANAGGGGRVIRNTWGKCDVPAPECQNAHNAAAEECKRKTLNTESAARLLAALDPRLSRLSQDSAYCANSDTSLVKRALEGGGVYVLDDHCLPPTFATQV